DNA from Candidatus Methylomirabilis tolerans:
ATCAGGCTCCTGCGCCCGTCTCGCCTGTCTGATCGTCGCAATATGATCGACATTCACACACAACCTAATCATCGCTCACCCCTTAAACCTTGAACCTTGAACCTTGAACTTATTACGGGGAGTATTAACCAGATTGCACCCTTGCACAACATCTCCAGCAACTTCCCCCTTGAAAAAGGGGGACTGAGGGGGTTTTCCCGATCGTTCAAAACCCCCCTTACCCCCCCTTTGCTAAAGGGGGAGACAAGCTATGTTATGCTCCGAGTAATATCTTTACCCTTGAACGTTGAACCTTGAACCATTCCTGAACCTTGAACCTTGAACCTTGCACGTTGAACTTCGCACGTTGAACCATTCCTGAACCTTGAACCTTGAACCTTGCACGTTGAACTTCGCACGTTGAACCATTCCTGAACCTTGAACGTTGAACGTTGAACGTTGAACGTTAAACTCGTCTTTAGCCCAGTTCTTTTTCGATCACCAACGCGATGTCTCTGGCCAGTCGCTCGACTTTCGCCGGCTCTTCGCCTTCTATCATCACACGGACCACCGGCTCCGTGCCGGATACGCGCACCAGAACCCGTCCTTTACCTCCCAGACTCGC
Protein-coding regions in this window:
- the glmM gene encoding phosphoglucosamine mutase (catalyzes the conversion of glucosamine-6-phosphate to glucosamine-1-phosphate) — encoded protein: ASLGGKGRVLVRVSGTEPVVRVMIEGEEPAKVERLARDIALVIEKELG